A region of Vibrio chagasii DNA encodes the following proteins:
- the gmhB gene encoding D-glycero-beta-D-manno-heptose 1,7-bisphosphate 7-phosphatase has protein sequence MSKPAVFLDRDGVINVDHGYVHDEHDFEYIDGVFEAAKAFKDMGYLLVLVTNQSGIARGMFSEDRFLSLTQWMDWNFVDNGVELDGIYYCPHHAEHGIGDYKQDCDCRKPKPGMFISARDFLKIDMANSVMIGDKAEDMMAAEAAGVGTKVLVRTGKPITEKGEALASVVLDSIADVPAFLKG, from the coding sequence TTGTCTAAACCTGCTGTTTTTTTAGATCGTGATGGTGTGATTAACGTTGATCATGGCTACGTACATGATGAGCATGATTTTGAATACATCGATGGTGTGTTTGAAGCGGCGAAAGCGTTTAAAGATATGGGTTATTTATTGGTGCTTGTGACGAACCAGTCTGGTATTGCTCGCGGCATGTTTAGTGAAGACCGTTTTCTCTCTTTAACGCAGTGGATGGATTGGAACTTTGTCGATAATGGTGTTGAGTTAGATGGTATTTACTATTGCCCTCACCATGCTGAACACGGTATTGGTGACTACAAGCAAGATTGTGATTGTCGTAAGCCAAAGCCTGGCATGTTCATTTCCGCGCGTGACTTTCTAAAGATTGATATGGCTAACTCCGTGATGATCGGCGATAAAGCTGAAGACATGATGGCTGCAGAAGCGGCAGGTGTTGGCACTAAGGTATTGGTAAGAACCGGTAAACCAATCACTGAAAAGGGTGAAGCCTTGGCAAGTGTTGTCCTTGATAGTATTGCGGACGTACCTGCTTTCCTAAAAGGCTAA
- a CDS encoding MliC family protein encodes MKAMLVASLCTVALMGCSKSAAPDTTTSDNQFVTYQCESDVSFEVAYLDNEKAVLRLPENEYRLTQVAAGSGTKYILDDGTGELINSVTLRTKGDNARLELGRVVYRNCSK; translated from the coding sequence ATGAAAGCTATGTTAGTAGCATCTCTATGTACGGTAGCATTAATGGGTTGCTCTAAGTCAGCAGCGCCTGACACTACTACATCGGACAATCAATTCGTGACTTATCAATGTGAGTCTGACGTTTCATTTGAAGTGGCTTACCTTGATAATGAAAAAGCAGTATTACGTTTACCTGAAAATGAATATCGCCTGACTCAAGTAGCGGCTGGATCTGGAACCAAGTACATCTTAGATGATGGCACTGGAGAGCTAATCAACAGCGTTACTTTACGTACTAAAGGTGATAACGCACGCCTAGAAC